CAAAGGGAAGAAAATAGGTAAAGCATTTTTTATCAACTCAACTTCAAAGAATAAGTTGCAAAAAAATCATCAGGCTTTTGAGCCTAATTTTGCCCTCTTTGAACAAAATAAACAGATTGATAAGGATAAAGAGAATTTTAGAAGTAGCATAAAATTTACGAAAGTCCAGTAAGTAAGTATGTATGTATTATACATCCTTTCTCTCTCTTAACCGATTCTACCTTTTAATCTCTTTTCCCCTTGCTGTCGGTTCATCTTCTATCCAATTTTTTCAATAAAATCCTTTGCAGCCTTAAAATACTCCTTGACTGCCTGGGTATTATAAATAAGTCCTCTATAATAACCTGCTATGTGCAAAGCATCATAAAGCATTTCAAACTCCCTCATCAACTTTCCATTATGAATAGCCAGATGCTTTCTTAATGCTTCTCTATATCCATCCACTGACTTTGGAATCTCTTTCTTTGTCATCTGCTTTTTTTTAATCAGATATTCGTTTATTGCCTCAAGAATGGCCAGATATGCTGTGGCAAAAGCCTCTCGGACAGGCTTAATATCAAGATAGGTATTATCTTCTATGGGAATAGATTTTAATATCTCCTTTGCATTATTTAAATACCTTAATGACTCCTTCATTCTTTCATATCTCCTTTATTTTTAAATTACTTAAAGTATATTATCTATTTCTCGCAAAGGCGCAAAGGTCGCAAAGGGAACAATATCATTTATCATCCTGTCCTGGCAATCACAACCTTAATTAATTCTATACATTCAGGACTATTTTTGACAGGATGAGACACACCCCTACACCTCTCTCAAAAAGAGATAGGATTGGCATGATTTTTTATCCTGTTCATCCTGTAACTCCTGTCAAAAGACCTGAATAGTTATCTATCAACAATAACTTTGGATAATTCATTTCCATTTATTGCAACCGTTCAGGTGTAAATAAGGGAAAAGGGAAAAAGAGGGAAAGGAATAATCGCGAATCGTGTCCGTGAGCCGTTAACCGTTGAAGAAAAACGAACACAGCTAACGAATAATTTATTTTTCCTTTTCCCCAGTTTCTCATTTTCCATATATTACACTATTACACAGTGAACGCTTATTTTTATCCATGTTCATCTGTGCTCATCTGTGGCTAAAAAACAAAACACGAAAGTAACTATTTACCACGAAGGACACGAAGAAAATTACAAGACTTAAATACCTCTTCGTGTCCTTCGTGCTCTTTGTGGTGAATAGTGACACTAAAAGAATCTCTCCAGCAATTTAACAAATGTAGGATTACAGAGGGTTAAGGCAAGAAGGGCAATGGCAATAAAGATATTTAACCTGAAATTAAGACTCTTAAACCTCTCATTCATCTCCTTTTCCAAACTTTTAAACCTTTCATCAACTACATTAAA
The DNA window shown above is from bacterium and carries:
- a CDS encoding DUF5618 family protein, yielding MKESLRYLNNAKEILKSIPIEDNTYLDIKPVREAFATAYLAILEAINEYLIKKKQMTKKEIPKSVDGYREALRKHLAIHNGKLMREFEMLYDALHIAGYYRGLIYNTQAVKEYFKAAKDFIEKIG